The DNA region CGAGACCCCGTCCCAACCACATTGACAATTTCATATGCAGGATTAACAAGGTTTCCATCAGATGTATACTTGAATCTACCTGCAACACCAGTCATGTTAACCTCATAAATCTTTCTACGCAACAATTTTCCCTCATCAAAGATGTTCAAAGCATCAAGATGCAGGCTGTCCCCACGTATTGCAGATAACTTCGAATCAATTGAGAAAGTAATGTTGTTCCCTTGCTTGAAAAACGCATCAAGTGCATGTGCGAGCACATACACAGTATCATATGCATAGAGGGATAAAAAACTCATTCCAAGGGGTCCATAAGCAGTTTCTCCACGAGTTAAGTTTTTCCACCTAGAAACAAACCTTCTTTTGAGCTCAGACTCGGGCGTGTGCACGCGCAGTGTCAACACTCCTTGAATTTCATCCATTGCATTTGAAGGGAGAGGGCTATTTATATCGAGCACAGCAGAGAGAAAAGCAGTGGCTATCCATACATAACCAGTTCCCATCATCCCAAGGTTCTTTGCAACACTGAACACCTTGGGGCCCCAGAGAGTATTGGCATGAACAACTATAACTCTTGATTCTGCAAGAGCCACCTGAACAAGCACATTTGTAATGTCCTCCCGAGTTGCTTCCGGCCTCAAAGGTGCTTTCATTGAGATCATGCATCgtctttcagctagcttatcaccTAACGCGCCAATTCCATTCCTCCCATTATCATCATCAATATAAACAGCAATAACTTCTTTCCACCCATAGTGGTCAACAAGGTCTGCTATTGCAGTCATTTGATAAAGATCACTGTGGCAAGTTCTAATGAAAAATGGGAACTGAAGTGACGAAAGGGTAGGGTCAAAAGCTGAAAATGATAGTAGAGGAACTTGGAGCTCATTTGCAATATGAGTTATGACATGAGCTGTTACAGAGCTATGGGGACCAATTATCGCGACAGTGTGTCTCGCCATGATCTGCAAAACTGTAATTACACAACAGAATTATAATCTGACCAAGCTGAAGTGATGAATTCAAGCATGTTTAGAAATTCTTCTATATATTTATTCTaaagccagaatcaattctgggggAGAGAAACTTCTGtgtgccagaattgattctgtggaaaaaaaaagttgatccaaacatgttagaAATAGATGATTTGAAGCTTTAAGCCATGGAAAGGGTAATTAATAATATCAGTGATATTATAAAGACATACCCTCAGCAATGCTCAGAAAACCTCTATATTTAGAATCTTCTTGGAGTGAGAGCTTCAACTTGGTTTTACCAAGAATATTTGGATCTGAATTTACATCTGCAACAGCAGCTTCTATAGCAATTCTTACAATCCTACCAACACTAGtattgaaagagaagagagcCCCAATATTCACAAAATCAGGTCTTATGGAATTATCCATGCCAGCTCCAGTTGAAGAGAACCCATTGTACAGAATCAGTAAAGCCAACAACCAAACTCTAATCATGGTTGGATTTGTTGCCTATAGGACAATAGCCActaaaaaggaaagaaagtatAAACAATTAAATTAAGCATTAACATCTCATATCATAACCATGTGACTTCttacaaataaattatataCTGCAGCCCTCAATCAAAAGGCACTCCTGAAGCAATCACAAGCATAGAGGTAGAAAGTAGAAACATAACCTCCCAAGAAAAGGGTGTGTTATCACAAGTTCAGAGGTTAAGCAAATCCTAACACACAAGCAAGAtaggaaagaaaataaaacacataATTCCCGGGTATTAAAGCAAAAAGCATCAAACGACAAccgcaacatgtgaagaacaaAACTACATGCAGAAAAAGTAAAGCTTGTTCCAAGTTGACAATTAAAAGAAGaactgtacctgctgaagcatTGTGGAAAATATGGGCAAGTGAAGAACTAGAAGAATAGAGAAACATGAGGGAAAAAACAAAAAGGATAATTTTAGTGCTGAATAATATTGAGCATAAAAAAATTTGATACCACATGTTGGgagtttttttatttgtatGTGCTAAAGTGGTCCCTGTTGCCATCTATAGCTTGGCCATTGAAATCCAACTTCATGTGGGAAATTGGCTTCAATATAAGGTGAATGACAACAACGTGATGGTGAATTTCTTAAATTTTGGGGACCATGTCCTTCCTCACACAGTGGAGCATAGTGTGTTGGGTCTGATAATGATTCTTCTAAAGGACACTAGTGGTTGTGACCATACGTTGTCTGTGACCTTGGATTTTGAAATGAACAGTGTAGATATTAATATTAGAAGTCAAAAAGTCACACtaattttaccttttttttgtcTTAAAGAGTATTTTCCAATTATATCGATAAAATATTATTAGCATGCGAAATTAATGAGGTATTGTGGTTGTCTGAAATCTTTAAGCTCAagaattttttattgttttaacaTGTTCTCTCAACGAGAACTTTAGTCATCACTACTTCAGAGTTGAATAAGATTGTCTCAACTCTCAATAGAGAATACTTAAGGTTTAaatcaaaaaaattgaatgttATATGATATATAACAACTAGGGGTAAGACCACTCTAACACTTACTTTTGTGGCAGTTTTTAACCACCACAAGTGaaaaataggaagaaaaaaaaattacaacttaGTGGCAATTAAAAATTGCTACTAAAGTGAGTGTCTGGAATCTGGATAGTCTGTCACTATTtgataattaattaagaattgGTATATTATTGTTGTAGATATAAAATAACCGTGTGATGTAAGGATTTTTTTTCCTGCACCAAAAAAGGATATCAAATTATTtggtaataaattaataatgtaAGGATAGTTCAATAAATATGAAGTTTTTTATTAtactttaattatattttatgcGAATATTTgagcataattttattttttaatttaatttaattatgattTAATAAGAAAAACATATTAAACATTTTACATTTGTATATAACTAACTTTCCCTATTAGTCAAccctttttcagttttttgtaTTGTTCTAAACGTGCTGTGAttggttgaaacttgaaagcaaTAGTTTATGGTTGTATCCGGACTCGGTCGTCACCTCCCCACTGGAATGCATTATTTATTCATTAATTCCAAATATAGTGGGACATCGCCATGACagaaaatgaaatgaagaaAGCAAGTGCTACAAACAAAGATACTCACTTAATTTTCATCTAGGCTTAAATAGTTAAATGCAATTTTAGTCAATTTAAGTTATTTTATACATGTGGTTGTGGCAGCTGATGTGACAAATGATtggaaagaatgtatgacaAATTGACTTAAAATTTAGGATAATTATTCTTTCACACCTCTAAAATGAgatggaaagaggtggaggaagagagagataggaataaaaagaaaagtaagagagagaaagtatgagatgtgatagataataagaggagagagataataataaaaagaggtggaaatgaagtgtttaaagaatgaagtgtgtatatatcattactctgtTTTAAATAAAGAATGCATTCACAAATTTGCAATTGAAGTTTACAAAATAATGTTAGAGTAAAAGACTCATCGTAGAAAACCACAATAGATAAAAGTAAAAGGGTAAGAGAAATTATTTTTGTTCACCATAATTTTTCTTCAATGTAATATTCTTCTTGTACCAAAACATACAATAAAATGGTAAATTCAAGAGTTTTTGACATCCATATATTTTTTGTCGTGGAACATTCATAACTTAATAAGGACTTACTCCCATCAAGAGTTTTGTACATATAAAAGTTTTGACCATGAGACCCCACATAAATGAATCGAAAATGTATTATATGAACTAACTCCTCGTTGAtcaaaagtttaacaattaagcCGTCAAAATGTAAAGATATTTTACTATTTTGCACATTATAAATAATCTTCTATATTCTattccatctcattttcatcatttttaCTTTATACAAagtgttttgattcattcactcttaattttctcttcatttcattttcactcttatttaattttcttaatatttttcttttcgtATTATATCTCTCATTACTCCCTCTTCTTTTTGTATTTCTCACTTAATGTGAGTGTGTTTGGAGTGTGCATGTATAGGTATTACATTTTCTTTTATCATATATCATGTATCATGtctcttatttttcttctattatatctctcaattatttttttggttattgaAGTTATGTCACTCTAAACATGAGGTAGAAATGAGCTGGATAAATTAttttcagaaagaaaaaaaaacatgattagATGTGTTTGTAAAACTCTTCCATATCATTTTAATCCTAATTCAAACTCATTGCCATCATTacatatgaaaaaaaaaggaaacaaaatgGGGATGGAATCTAGTCAAGTTTTATATAAATTTAGACTAATGCATCATGACAAGTAAAGCAAAACATATGCAGATGTGAAGTTTATGATAGAATCTAGATCATAGATTCTAAGATGTTGTAGCATTACCACAAGGCCAAACGGTCAACTAGTAACACAAATGGCAGCAGAGGAAGCCACGTGCCACTCCTCCAATCTCCCCTTACAATGGCGAGGCGCAAAACTTGCAATGGCCAATCAGTTCATGTATACATTTTACCTCCCACTTCTTGTGATCCCTCCATTTGGTgggtcttcatttttctttcacaTCTCTAATGCTACAACAACAACATGTGCTTGGTTCTGTGGATTGATGGTGGTACAAGCTTACAGAGGCTACACTTGTTTCCTTGGTCACAAAAATACCTCATATTGTGATCCATGTTGTTGTGTCTTCTTTCACGTGCAACCCTTTTTTCTTGGATCATGTGCCAACCACGTTTGGAATAGCTGTTTCTTGCTGTTCATGATCTTGTTCTAGGGGGTTGTGTGAGAATGGCTTCTCTGTCGGTTATGGCggttgtttgaagtttcaaccttcttctttttcttcatctggGAAACTTGTGGTGTCTATAAAGGACACATATTTGAGGTTTTATTTAAGAATTTTTGTGTTATGGGACAAGAATGGCACCAGGTACTGGTTGCCCTTCTCAGACAGAAACAGCTATGTTGAGTGGTGGAGCTGGTGGGATCCCCAGGGGCAGTAGTGAGTGTTCCATGGAGGATCAGAATGGTGATACGCTTGGGAATTTGAATCAGAACATTGGGAAGCCTCCAAGGGATCTTTCAGCTATGCGCCATTGTAGCagttcttcatggttggctgaATCGGTTAGTATATTATCAACCAAATCCCATGTTGTTTTTGTATTCAGGCTTGTTTTGTGGATTGGATCTTTGTGTTTGAAAACTCTTCTACAATTTGATTCTGAGGTGagaatcaattctgggtagGAGTAGCTTCCTCATAGTGGTTTTTCTGTTGGCTATGGCAGTTGtttgaacttttttttctttatctggGAAACTTGTGGTGTCTATAAAGGACAAATCTTTGAGCTTTTATGTTCAGGCTTGATGTGTGGATCagattgattctgaaaccaGAATCAATTCCAGGTAGAAGTAACTTCTGGGCTGGTTTCAAAATGGATTCTGGTGAAAGAGAAGccgatccaaacatgctaacaATCAAAAGTGCTCAGGCTAGAAGGCAAAATATGTTATTATGGTTAGGATGAATGTGCTGATGGATTTTGCAGCATTTGAAGCCTTGAAATGCTTGGGTTACCATGGTGATGATTTAGGATTATGTGGATTGTAGTTTTACAATTCCAACCTCAATAAGTTGATTGTCATTTGTGTGTGTATTTGGTTTTTTCCGATTGTATTAAGGCAAATGTGATTTCACATGGACCCCAATACTTAAATGGGGAAATCTTGCGGCCTTGAATTCAACGTAGATTTTGCCTAAAAAAAAGAGTCCAATATGATCgagttcaataaaaattgaaacacACATTTCAGCCCAACCCGTCCCTTTTTTTCTCCTTAGAAATGTGTGGcagaaaaatatataaactGCAGCAAGCCACTATTAAACTTTGAGCAACTTCCTGTGCCATTTTGACCGGTTTGTTTCAAGTAGAGTGTCTGTAACAACCCATACAAAGAAAATGGGTTGTTTATTTGTTCTAGTAGTGGTGTGTAATTTTCTAACCCATTTAGTTACATCTTGTGTCTAGGAACCAAATATTATTACTGTTGGCTTAAAACCAAGCACAGAGGAAAAATCAGAGTTTTCACTTTCATTGCGATCAGGAAGCTTTTCTGATAAAGGACCAAAGCAATATATGGAGGATGAGTTCATATGTGTTGATGTTCTTCGTGAATGTGTTGGTCCAGGATCAGACCTTCCTTCTCCAGCAGCATTTTATGGGGTATGTATGTTTCTTCATGTTGAATTTAGATCAATTGTATTACTCTCCTAATGGAATTGGCCAATTGTCTTCATATGTTGCATTTTACATGCCTTTTAGATACTCATGGAGGTTAATATACAGGTATTTGATGGACATGGTGGTGTTGATGCTGCATCATTTACCAGAAAGAACATCCTTAAGTTTATAATTGAAGATCCCCAGTTCCCATCTGGCATTAAGAAAGCAATTAAGAATGCATTTGTGAAGGTTGACAATGCATTTAGAGATGCTAGTGCCCTTGACAGCTCTTCAGGCACCACCGCCCTAGCAGCCCTTGTTCTAGGAAGGTGAGGACTCAGAACCATTGTCATCAATTCAGACCTAACAAGTTTCTACTTTTACATAGGTTTTCATTTATGCTAGTACAACTACAGATTAATAATTTTACTGTGCGCTTGGGTAAATAGCTTATTCAAGGCGCTTATGTCAATAAGTACTTATCAGATATCACATAAGTGCTAATTCATAAGCTCATTTGAGATGTTTATtaaaataagttcaaaagaaGTTTTAAGTAGGTATAAGCTGTTATTCATAATGAAAAACTTATCAAGATAAGCTCAAAAGTGTAGGTTGTAAGCTGTTTTCTTAAGTTTAATAAAATATCTGCTTCAGTGATTACTATATAAGATAATcttaaataagctcttccaaaagTGCCTTAGTTGCTCTAAAGCAATAATTGTACATTACCTCTATTTTGCAGTGTCATGCTGATTGCCAATGCAGGGGATTCTCGTGCTGTATTGGGCAAAAGGGGCAGAGCCGTTGAACTTTCCAAAGACCACAAACCAAATTGCACATCAGAAAGACTGAGAATTGAGAAACTGGGTGGTGTGATCTATGATGGATACCTCAATGGCCAACTATCAGTGGCTCGCGCTCTCGGAGACTGGCATATCAAAGGCGCTAAAGGCTCGAAAAGCCCCTTGAGCTCCGAGCCTGAGCTCGAGGAGATTATCCTGACAGAAGAAGATGAGTTTTTGATAATGGGGTGTGATGGATTATGGGATGTCATGAGCAGCCAGTGTGCTGTTACAATGGTGAGGAGGGAGCTCATGCAGCACAATGATCCCAACAAGTGTGCAAAAGTGCTCGTTGCTGAGGCCCTCCAACGCAACACGTGCGACAATCTCACAGTTGTGGTGGTTTGTTTCTCTAAAGATCCACCTCCTAAAATTGAGATTCCTAGATCACATAGGAGGAGGAGCATTTCTGCTGAAGGCCTTGATCTTCTCAAGGGTGTCTTGAATGGTAGGTGAATAAAACTTGATAGTAATTTGTACAGATTGATTGAGTTGGACATTCATACAAACAGTTGGTGGGGATTTTTCAGACTAATTGCTATCCCTGCTACTTTGAGGATTGCTGCTTGCTTACATGCCAGATTGCCAGTGATAATGTCCCACAACTTGTAACAACTTGGATTTGGAGGTACCAACCAGAATCAAATCAAAGCCTTCTTGCCTTGCACTATATAATTATTTCAAGAAGCTATCACCCTCCCTGCTTTATACCTACACCTTTTGGCCTTGCAAGCTTCTCAATTTTACCATTTTCTACGGCAAGAAGTGATACAAGTACACAAGAGCATAACAGCAAACTTTCACTGACTGTTGAAAATAACTATGAAGTAAACTAAATGAAtgtattcttttctttttgttagtGTATCTTTCACAACCTTTTTGAACCATTGTAAATTTGTAAGCACCTTCCACTTTGTTTTCTTATTGTTGTGTATTTGTCTTTGACCtgtctttattttttctttacaaaaaattaataacataaTTTGTAGACACTCAATACTACCTCAACCTCTCCTTcacattatctttttttttctctatatctATCTTCCTAATCAAGTATCACATAAACCGATGTGTGGCTCATGTTATCCATTAACCATATTCATCTTAACCATCAATAACTAATCATTTTGTTGTAGGCGCTCCCACTAAGCAATAAATAGTAGGCTACAAAATATGTTTTGTTCTTATAGGCGAGGATTTAATCATAACCTTATGGTTTAGGCATGAGATGAGCAACCATCACGTCGCACCTTGTAATTAAAGGGAATGAACTTTACATGAGAACAaactttgaaattatttttcataaatataatattgaCAATTTTTTGTATAAACCACCTAGTATCTAGTCACCCTTTCGAAAGCTAAATATTTTAGATTCGAGATTTAGTCATAGTTAAGATTCTTCATCATTTCCCAAAATGTATTGTGCGATAATGGAACCGGAGAGTTATTCCAGCACATCAACTAACCTAACCCAAAGTGGATAAATATAAGTATTGACTATAATTAcataatgaaattaattattttcatgtAACCCCTCTTTCTTTATGACTACAGATAAAACCAACACAAAACAAACAGGTTTATAGCAGAGGAGCTGCTTCACTCACCACTCCATGACACTGCGCAAGGCGTTGCCATACTCTACAATCTGCTCAACCCCTTATGCGTGTTTTGTGAGGTGTCTCCAGTTCCAAGTGCAAGCACATTGGTCATCATCTTCacactcttcatcttcttcttcagcaccaCCAACAGTGGAGCATGTGTGCCATCTCATACTGGAGCAGAAAACCGCTTCCGAGGCGCTTGAAACCTTCAGATGGGCCTCCACCGTTCCCAAATTCGTGCACTCTCAATCCACATACCGCGCATTGATCCACAAGCTCTGCACATTCCGCCACTTCGATACTGTCAAGCAACTGCTCGACGAAATGCCCAGCTCAATCGGTGCTTCCCCGGGCGATGACATCTTCATTACCATCATCCGTGGCCTTGGTCGTGCTGGAATGACACGAAGGGTCATCAAAGTTCTTGACTTGGCCTACAAGTTTCATGACAGGCCCTCCTTGAAGATTTATAACTCAATTTTGGATGTCCTTGTCAAAGAGGATATTGACATAGCTAGGGAGTTTTATAGGAAGAGCATGATGGAGAGTGGGGTTGAGGGGGATGATTATACTTTTGGGATTTTGATGAAAGGCTTGTGCTTCACAAATAGGATAGGTGAAGGTTTTAAGCTGTTGCAGCTCATTAAGTCTAGGGGGGTCACCCCAAACACTGTGATTTACAACACCTTGCTCCATGCACTTTGTAGGAATGGCAAGGTTGGAAGGGCTAGGAGCTTGATGAGTGAGATAAAGGAGCCCAATGATGTCACTTTTAATATTTTGATATCTGCGTATTGCAAGGAAGAGAATTTAGTTCAAGCTCTAGTGCTGCTTGAGAAGTGCTTTGCCTTGGGTCTTTTGCCTGATGTTGTTACCATAACTAAGGTGGTGGAAATTCTATGCAATGCTGGCCGTGTAACCGAGGCTGCTGAGGTTTTGGATAGAGTTGAGAGCATGGGAGGTTCGCTTGATGTTGTCGCTTACAACACCTTGATAAAGGGGTTTTGTGGAGTGGGGAAAGTGAAAGTTGCACTTCATTTCCTGAAGCAGATGGAGAATAAAGGTTGTCTTCCAAATGTAGACACCTATAATATACTGATATCTGGTTTTTGTGAGTCTAGGATGGTGGATTTAGCTCTTGATCTTTTTAATGACATGAAAACAGATGGGATCCAATGGAACTTTGTTACTTTTGACACGATGATTAGAGGATTGTGTTCAGAAGGAAGAATTGAAGATGGTTTTTCTATTTTGGAATTAATGGAGGAAAGCAAGGAAAGCTCCAGAGGGCACATTAGCCCTTATAATAGCATCATATATGGTCTATTCAAGCAAAATCGTTTTGATGAAGCAACCGAGTTTCTAACAAAGATGAGACAGTTGTTTCCTAGAGCTGTTGACAGAAGCTTGATGATTTTAGAGCACAGCAAGGACGGGGCTATTGAGGATGCAAAGAGGGTATATGATCAAATGATTGATGAAGGTGGAATTCCAAGTATTCTAGTTTATAATTGCCTTGTTCATGGATTTTGCAAAGAACATAGTGTGCGAGAGGCGATAGAGCTGATGAATGAAATGATTGTTAATAACTGCTTTCCCGTTCCAGCCACATTCAATGCTATCATCACTGGTTTTTGCAGGCAAGGAAAAGTTGAAAGTGCCTTGAAGTTTCTGGAAGATATCACTGCAAGAGGTTGTGTACCCAATACAGAAAGTTACAGTCCTTTGATTGGTGCCCTGAGTAGGAAGGGGGACCTTCAAAAAGCAATACAGGTCTTTGGAGAAATGGTGGAGAATGATATCCTTCCTGACCTTATTATTTGGAATTCACTGCTACTAACCATGAGTCAAGAAAAATATTTCAATAAGAACATGTTCAACATAGATGGCCTACTCTAGTTCAAATTTGTTCCCAGCAATTGTAGATTTTCATCCATGGCTTCCTAGTAGTTCCTGCAGGCCTTATCTCTATGGTTATGGCCATAACCATAGAGATAACCAACCTTATGCTAGTACTCTGGTGGTTTAGTTGAATTATTGATTAcatgttttgtttttcattgAGAAGGGTCCTGAGCCAAATGTGATACTCACCTACAAAATGTGATCCTGAGTTGTCTTGTACAAAATTAGTCATTTATTGTGAACAAAATTCTCTTGGTTCTCCACAATCCACACATGTAAGAAATGTAGCCGAAATATTATCGATGTACCCACACCGTCACATAATTTGGTAGGCCATGGATAGGCAGTGTAGTTAACCTGTCACTGTTATGAAGTTGGGAATATTTGGAGTTTTGTGTTCCTCTTCATCTTTAAGATCAAGTTGaacaaattttattaattttctccGCTTCCCTATCACAGTCATAGTGAACATTTTGTATTGAACTCGAGACGCCTGTGTGGAACCATGCTCATAAATCTCCATCAAGTGTCTGTCAACTTCCTCTGGCCTTTTATTATTATGAATAAAGTTCAAATTGTGATGGATACCAaacaaatataataataatgactAAAAAAATACTTTCCCTGATAAGTTCCATCGCTTATGTAATATTTTATTGTAAGTTATTAACATCAATTTGTTTGTGGATCACTCAGTTACTCTTTGAATAACGACTATTTCAAATGTAAGATACATAGGTATAATTAAGAGATTCTTCATCCCTCAAGGAGTGTTATGTAAATATTGGATTCGAGAGTTCTTTCCTCACACTTTATTTGCATTGTTAATTGAGCTACCTCTCGTGGATAAAgtttaagtgtgtgtttggatcaaTGTTAGCAGAATTGGATCTGACCATAATTGGATCTGATCATAATTGCATTTGGTAACGTGAATTAATCGGATCAACCAGATGTAGAAGCTACTTCAAGTCAATTTTATCTGATCCAGATCAAACTCGTAGAATCGATTTTCAAAATTAGCTCTCAAACATCTTCAAAACAATGGAGAATCACATTTGAGACTATGATCCACGTTTGGAACTCAAATCCTCGTTTGATAATTGGAACTAAACACACCCTGAATTCAACCATTCATAGTTAGATTTGAAAGTAACTGCGAACAAGGTGTTGTTTATCGGTAAGCAAGCTATACTTGTAAGAATGTGATCACAGAGTTGAGTCTAGAAAATACACTCGTTAGGAGACACATGCAACTGTTTCTTGAACTAGCGACCGCCGCatttgaagaaaataatttaaggGTCTGTTTgatggtcaggataggataagagcggGATATGATAGAAAATTGGATAaggacaagatatgataagagcaagATAGACTCTTATCCTATCTTATGTTTGAAGTACACAAGATAATAACaggatatgatatatgatatataattagaaaaatgtatcaaatttttctttaaatgaaaaatacatttaaaaattgattatttaaattcttattttaaaaagtgattattctattaatttttttttacatttttgtaaatgagcatatatatatatatgttttaaaataactatTAGTAAATCAATATTATTGATTAGCTTACTTTTTTAAGGGAGcgtattttaattaaaattatgtagTCAATTAATTGTTTTTAACTTAGTTGTGACAATTGATAAAAAGTTAAAAGTAAAAGTTAACTATTAGTTGTCTGTTTCTCTTTGTATTGAGATTGAAGTACCCATTGTACTTCCTTATTAATACACATttggtttatcaaaaaaaagtagagatatgattttaattaattgatgataatagaaaattagtctattactattaataaattaatgtttgtaagtgagtagtttattttactattaatgaataattatttatttatttttactctaattaaaaataatatatttctatttattaattaatatcattatatattgaaataaattaatttggggtTCCTATACAGAAAAAGAATATATAATTGTTATCCTATACTGTCGGGatcctcaggataacttttacacattaaagacatgataggataagagacAAGATAATATTATTCTATCCTCCTGACGCAACAAACATCAAATAACAACATGAAATGATTATCATTTCTTattatactagtgttttttacccgcgcgttgcacggggaatacatctattttatttgataggtcaattaataccttgatcattaaaaatataataaacaacggatgaaatagaagagtgtaaaatgatgagcaaagtggataaacagtcttaaattaaaacccttgttgcatagattgaacttcgtacaattgaataactaataaaaaaattggttaaccaaatctcaaattatgcaaaacatattaggagatgtggtttaatgatggctaataaacaatagttgatttaatctacaatgaaaaaaagagaaaagattctttatgtacgtgattatgcgggttcattttttacacaataaaataaactaagtttgacccatatcaacatgaagtcgttttACATTCTTCATGAGtctaaagacaataacacaaattatagatatgaagaatcaccaataaagcattcagaac from Lotus japonicus ecotype B-129 chromosome 2, LjGifu_v1.2 includes:
- the LOC130740348 gene encoding probable protein phosphatase 2C 47 isoform X1, coding for MAPGTGCPSQTETAMLSGGAGGIPRGSSECSMEDQNGDTLGNLNQNIGKPPRDLSAMRHCSSSSWLAESEPNIITVGLKPSTEEKSEFSLSLRSGSFSDKGPKQYMEDEFICVDVLRECVGPGSDLPSPAAFYGVFDGHGGVDAASFTRKNILKFIIEDPQFPSGIKKAIKNAFVKVDNAFRDASALDSSSGTTALAALVLGSVMLIANAGDSRAVLGKRGRAVELSKDHKPNCTSERLRIEKLGGVIYDGYLNGQLSVARALGDWHIKGAKGSKSPLSSEPELEEIILTEEDEFLIMGCDGLWDVMSSQCAVTMVRRELMQHNDPNKCAKVLVAEALQRNTCDNLTVVVVCFSKDPPPKIEIPRSHRRRSISAEGLDLLKGVLNGR
- the LOC130740348 gene encoding probable protein phosphatase 2C 47 isoform X2: MAPGTGCPSQTETAMLSGGAGGIPRGSSECSMEDQNGDTLGNLNQNIGKPPRDLSAMRHCSSSSWLAESEPNIITVGLKPSTEEKSEFSLSLRSGSFSDKGPKQYMEDEFICVDVLRECVGPGSDLPSPAAFYGVFDGHGGVDAASFTRKNILKFIIEDPQFPSGIKKAIKNAFVKVDNAFRDASALDSSSGTTALAALVLGSVMLIANAGDSRAVLGKRGRAVELSKDHKPNCTSERLRIEKLGGVIYDGYLNGQLSVARALGDWHIKGAKGSKSPLSSEPELEEIILTEEDEFLIMGCDGLWDVMSSQCAVTMVRRELMQHNDPNKCAKVLVAEALQRNTCDNLTVVVVCFSKDPPPKIEIPRSHRRRSISAEGLDLLKGVLND
- the LOC130740349 gene encoding pentatricopeptide repeat-containing protein At2g17525, mitochondrial: MTLRKALPYSTICSTPYACFVRCLQFQVQAHWSSSSHSSSSSSAPPTVEHVCHLILEQKTASEALETFRWASTVPKFVHSQSTYRALIHKLCTFRHFDTVKQLLDEMPSSIGASPGDDIFITIIRGLGRAGMTRRVIKVLDLAYKFHDRPSLKIYNSILDVLVKEDIDIAREFYRKSMMESGVEGDDYTFGILMKGLCFTNRIGEGFKLLQLIKSRGVTPNTVIYNTLLHALCRNGKVGRARSLMSEIKEPNDVTFNILISAYCKEENLVQALVLLEKCFALGLLPDVVTITKVVEILCNAGRVTEAAEVLDRVESMGGSLDVVAYNTLIKGFCGVGKVKVALHFLKQMENKGCLPNVDTYNILISGFCESRMVDLALDLFNDMKTDGIQWNFVTFDTMIRGLCSEGRIEDGFSILELMEESKESSRGHISPYNSIIYGLFKQNRFDEATEFLTKMRQLFPRAVDRSLMILEHSKDGAIEDAKRVYDQMIDEGGIPSILVYNCLVHGFCKEHSVREAIELMNEMIVNNCFPVPATFNAIITGFCRQGKVESALKFLEDITARGCVPNTESYSPLIGALSRKGDLQKAIQVFGEMVENDILPDLIIWNSLLLTMSQEKYFNKNMFNIDGLL